Proteins from a genomic interval of Geodermatophilus obscurus DSM 43160:
- a CDS encoding Lrp/AsnC family transcriptional regulator: MTDGRTLDALDVALVAALREHRRAGILELARITGVARGTVSARLQRLEDSGVITGYGPDIDVRAAGFGVQAFVTLEIAQGAIEDVRQDLERIPGVLEAHATTGSGDVLCRVAASSHEALQQTLVDLNRSASVVRSTSVVALSQLVPWRTLPLLQSEATRDAGRSGMHLADGS, translated from the coding sequence GTGACGGACGGACGAACACTCGACGCTCTCGACGTGGCCCTGGTCGCGGCACTCCGGGAACACCGCCGGGCCGGGATCCTCGAGCTCGCCCGGATCACCGGGGTCGCCCGGGGAACCGTCTCCGCGCGGCTGCAGCGCCTGGAGGACAGCGGGGTGATCACCGGGTACGGCCCCGACATCGACGTCCGCGCGGCGGGCTTCGGCGTGCAGGCGTTCGTCACCCTGGAGATCGCCCAAGGAGCGATCGAGGACGTCCGCCAGGACCTGGAGCGCATCCCCGGCGTCCTCGAGGCCCACGCCACCACGGGCAGCGGGGACGTCCTGTGCCGGGTGGCCGCCAGCTCGCACGAGGCCCTGCAGCAGACCCTCGTCGACCTCAACAGGTCGGCGTCCGTGGTCCGCTCGACCAGCGTGGTCGCTCTCTCACAGCTGGTGCCGTGGCGGACCCTCCCCCTGCTGCAGTCCGAGGCGACGCGCGACGCCGGGCGGTCCGGGATGCACCTCGCCGACGGGAGCTGA
- the hppD gene encoding 4-hydroxyphenylpyruvate dioxygenase, whose translation MSLEQALNDDERLAQLDLDQLKQLVGLVEYDASGDPFPVSGWDALVWVVGNATQAAHFHQSAFGMELVAYSGPETGNRDHLAYVLESGAARFVVRGAYDPASPLADHHRKHGDGIVDIALSVPDVDRCIAHAAAQGATVLEQPHDISDEFGTVRIGAIATYGDTRHTLVDRSRYTGPYLPGYVERRSSHVKRDGAPKRLFQAVDHVVGNVELGAMDRWVEFYNRVMGFTNMAEFVGEDIATDYSALMSKVVANGNHRVKFPLNEPAIGKKKSQIDEYLEFYGGPGAQHVALATNDILTTVDALRAEGIEFLATPDSYYEDPELRARIGEVRAPIEELQERGVLVDRDEDGYLLQIFTKPLGDRPTVFFELIERHGSLGFGIGNFKALFEAIEREQHKRGNF comes from the coding sequence ATGAGTCTCGAGCAGGCACTGAACGATGACGAGCGCCTGGCGCAGCTGGACCTCGATCAGCTGAAGCAGCTCGTCGGGCTGGTGGAGTACGACGCCTCCGGCGACCCCTTCCCGGTGTCGGGGTGGGACGCGCTGGTGTGGGTCGTGGGAAACGCCACCCAGGCGGCGCACTTCCACCAGTCGGCCTTCGGCATGGAGCTGGTCGCCTACTCCGGCCCGGAGACGGGCAACCGCGACCACCTGGCCTACGTCCTGGAGTCAGGCGCGGCCCGATTCGTGGTCAGGGGGGCCTACGACCCGGCCAGCCCGCTGGCCGACCACCACCGCAAGCACGGCGACGGCATCGTCGACATCGCCCTGTCGGTCCCGGACGTCGACCGGTGCATCGCGCACGCCGCCGCCCAGGGGGCCACCGTCCTCGAGCAGCCGCACGACATCAGCGACGAGTTCGGCACCGTCCGGATCGGCGCGATCGCCACCTACGGGGACACGCGGCACACCCTGGTCGACCGCTCCCGCTACACCGGCCCGTACCTGCCCGGCTACGTCGAGCGCCGCTCCTCCCACGTGAAGCGGGACGGCGCCCCCAAGCGGCTGTTCCAGGCCGTCGACCACGTCGTCGGCAACGTGGAGCTCGGCGCCATGGACCGGTGGGTCGAGTTCTACAACCGCGTCATGGGCTTCACCAACATGGCGGAGTTCGTCGGCGAGGACATCGCCACGGACTACTCGGCGCTGATGAGCAAGGTGGTGGCCAACGGCAACCACCGGGTCAAGTTCCCGCTCAACGAGCCGGCGATCGGCAAGAAGAAGTCGCAGATCGACGAGTACCTGGAGTTCTACGGCGGTCCCGGCGCCCAGCACGTCGCCCTGGCCACGAACGACATCCTGACCACGGTCGACGCGCTGCGCGCCGAGGGCATCGAGTTCCTCGCCACTCCGGACTCCTACTACGAGGACCCGGAACTGCGGGCCCGCATCGGCGAGGTCCGCGCGCCCATCGAGGAGCTGCAGGAGCGCGGGGTCCTGGTCGACCGCGATGAGGACGGCTACCTGCTGCAGATCTTCACCAAGCCGCTCGGCGACCGGCCGACCGTCTTCTTCGAGCTGATCGAGCGGCACGGCTCGCTGGGCTTCGGCATCGGTAACTTCAAGGCGCTGTTCGAGGCGATCGAGCGGGAGCAGCACAAGCGCGGCAACTTCTGA
- a CDS encoding primary-amine oxidase, giving the protein MAADTITPSVTHPLAQLGAADITAARELLDAAGLVTESTRFVYVGLEEPPKSELYGGPTPDRRVRVLLHDVERPNAHDVVVSITERTIVSDGALDAATDGQLPVLDEEFALVEEVLGTDERWLAALAARGLDVADVRVAPLSAGVFEYPEEEGRRILRGLAFRQDHPEDHPWAHPIDGLVAYVDVMARTVDQVIDLGPVPIPEEHGNFTDPELTGPLRTTQRPIEITQPEGPSFTLDGNLLTWEGWQLRVGFDAREGLTLHQIGFVDGGRLRPIVHRASIAEMVVPYADPSPVRSWQNYFDTGEYLVGRYANALELGCDCLGDITYLDAVIADERGNPQVLRNAICMHEEDFGVLWKHTDLWAGSSETRRQRRMVISFFTTIGNYDYGFYWYLYLDGTIGFEVKATGIVFTSAHPGNGYPYASEIAPGLGAPFHQHLFSARLDMAVDGPTNTVEELDFVRVPMGPDNPRGNAFAQRRTTLRRESEAQRMADQSVGRIWHISNPESRNRLGEPVAYALLPEGQPALLADPDSSISRRATFATKHLWVTAYDPAERYAAGDFVNQHEGGAGLPKYVAADRDLQGADVVVWHTFGLTHVPRPEDWPIMPVDYTGFRLKPVGFFDRNPTLDVPPNASTHCRSRAASPADGTANQDGCCHE; this is encoded by the coding sequence ATGGCAGCGGACACCATCACCCCCTCCGTGACCCACCCCCTCGCCCAGCTCGGCGCCGCTGACATCACCGCGGCGCGTGAGCTCCTGGACGCAGCCGGCCTGGTCACGGAGTCGACCCGGTTCGTCTACGTCGGTCTCGAGGAGCCGCCGAAGTCGGAGCTGTACGGCGGCCCGACGCCGGACCGCCGGGTGCGCGTCCTGCTGCACGACGTCGAGCGGCCGAACGCTCACGACGTCGTCGTCTCGATCACCGAGCGGACGATCGTCTCCGACGGCGCCCTCGACGCCGCGACCGACGGCCAGCTGCCGGTGCTGGACGAGGAGTTCGCGCTGGTGGAGGAGGTGCTCGGCACCGACGAGCGGTGGCTCGCCGCGCTCGCGGCGCGCGGGCTCGACGTCGCCGACGTCCGCGTGGCGCCCCTCTCCGCCGGCGTCTTCGAGTACCCGGAGGAGGAGGGACGGCGGATCCTCCGCGGCCTGGCCTTCCGGCAGGACCACCCCGAGGACCACCCCTGGGCGCACCCGATCGACGGGCTGGTCGCCTACGTCGACGTGATGGCCAGGACCGTCGACCAGGTCATCGACCTGGGCCCGGTGCCGATCCCCGAGGAGCACGGCAACTTCACCGACCCGGAGCTCACCGGCCCGCTGCGGACGACGCAGCGGCCGATCGAGATCACCCAGCCGGAGGGGCCGAGCTTCACCCTCGACGGCAACCTGCTCACCTGGGAGGGCTGGCAGCTGCGGGTCGGGTTCGACGCCCGCGAGGGGCTGACCCTGCACCAGATCGGCTTCGTCGACGGCGGCCGGCTGCGGCCGATCGTCCACCGGGCCTCGATCGCCGAGATGGTCGTGCCCTACGCCGACCCCTCGCCGGTCCGGTCGTGGCAGAACTACTTCGACACCGGCGAGTACCTGGTCGGCCGCTACGCCAACGCCCTCGAGCTCGGCTGCGACTGCCTCGGCGACATCACCTATCTGGACGCCGTCATCGCCGACGAGCGCGGGAACCCGCAGGTGCTGCGCAACGCCATCTGCATGCACGAGGAGGACTTCGGCGTCCTCTGGAAGCACACCGACCTGTGGGCCGGCTCCTCGGAGACCCGCCGGCAGCGCCGGATGGTGATCAGCTTCTTCACCACGATCGGCAACTACGACTACGGCTTCTACTGGTACCTCTACCTCGACGGCACCATCGGGTTCGAGGTCAAGGCCACCGGCATCGTCTTCACCTCCGCCCACCCCGGGAACGGCTACCCGTACGCCTCCGAGATCGCCCCGGGGCTGGGGGCCCCGTTCCACCAGCACCTGTTCAGCGCCCGGCTGGACATGGCCGTCGACGGCCCGACCAACACCGTCGAGGAGCTGGACTTCGTGCGGGTCCCGATGGGACCGGACAACCCGCGCGGCAACGCCTTCGCCCAGCGGCGGACGACGCTGCGCCGGGAGTCCGAGGCCCAGCGCATGGCCGACCAGTCCGTCGGGCGAATCTGGCACATCAGCAACCCGGAGAGCCGCAACCGCCTCGGCGAGCCGGTCGCCTACGCGCTGCTGCCGGAGGGGCAGCCGGCCCTGCTGGCCGACCCGGACAGCTCCATCTCCCGGCGCGCCACCTTCGCCACGAAGCACCTGTGGGTCACCGCCTACGACCCCGCCGAGCGCTACGCGGCCGGCGACTTCGTCAACCAGCACGAGGGCGGCGCCGGCCTGCCGAAGTACGTCGCCGCCGACCGCGACCTCCAGGGAGCGGACGTCGTCGTGTGGCACACCTTCGGCCTCACCCACGTGCCCCGGCCCGAGGACTGGCCGATCATGCCGGTCGACTACACCGGCTTCCGGCTCAAGCCGGTCGGCTTCTTCGACCGCAACCCCACGCTCGACGTCCCCCCGAACGCCAGCACCCACTGCCGCAGCCGCGCGGCCAGCCCGGCCGACGGCACCGCGAACCAGGACGGGTGCTGCCATGAGTGA
- a CDS encoding threonine/serine ThrE exporter family protein, translating into MPTWLRTHRPFARVPERAWRAIAGNSPPTAPIGLRAQPSRMDDLTAHAALELALRIGESMLSVGAPAADVTATVLRVAAAYGLTSCQVDITFTSITVSYDREDAVPLTAVRIVRTSRTDYTRLQGISDLARTVAAGGLDVEEAHRRLDRVVSAPATYRRAVNALGWAGVAGCFGLVLGGGWLEALLAALTTALIEQVLRALGRHSLPPFFQQVAGAALATGVAVLLLAWDVDVRTSLVVAAGIVVLLAGLSLVSAAQDAISGFPVTAAARAFEVVTLTAGIVVGIAGVLDLAQRAGLPLTVVDTSSSPVPFAVALAASAGIAGFWSLACHSRPRSVVLAAGAGALAWTTFWATADVGAGPALASGVAAVVLGFSGEVLTDRLRVPTQVIAVCGIVPLLPGLAIYHGLFAIVVDADIEGGLTALVGAAAVGLALAAGVTLGEYLGRPVSGARDRYDERVRRRAMTTE; encoded by the coding sequence GTGCCCACCTGGCTCCGGACCCACAGGCCGTTCGCGCGTGTCCCGGAGCGGGCATGGCGGGCCATCGCGGGGAACTCCCCGCCGACCGCGCCCATCGGCCTGCGGGCCCAGCCCAGCCGGATGGACGACCTCACCGCGCACGCCGCGCTGGAGCTGGCCCTGCGCATCGGGGAGTCGATGCTGTCCGTCGGGGCGCCCGCGGCCGACGTGACCGCGACGGTGCTGCGGGTCGCGGCCGCCTACGGGCTGACCAGCTGCCAGGTCGACATCACCTTCACGTCGATCACGGTCAGCTACGACCGCGAGGACGCGGTGCCACTCACCGCGGTGCGGATCGTGCGCACGAGCCGGACCGACTACACCCGGCTGCAGGGGATCAGCGACCTGGCGCGAACAGTGGCCGCGGGCGGACTCGACGTGGAGGAGGCACACCGGCGGCTGGACCGCGTGGTCTCCGCACCGGCCACCTACCGCAGGGCCGTGAACGCGCTGGGCTGGGCCGGCGTCGCCGGTTGCTTCGGGCTCGTCCTCGGCGGGGGGTGGCTGGAGGCCCTCCTCGCGGCGCTCACCACCGCGCTGATCGAGCAGGTGCTGCGTGCCCTCGGCCGGCACAGCCTCCCGCCGTTCTTCCAGCAGGTGGCCGGGGCCGCGCTCGCCACGGGCGTCGCCGTCCTCCTGCTGGCCTGGGACGTCGACGTGCGGACCTCACTGGTCGTCGCCGCCGGCATCGTCGTGCTCCTGGCGGGACTGTCCCTGGTGAGTGCTGCCCAGGACGCGATCAGCGGCTTCCCGGTGACCGCCGCCGCCCGGGCCTTCGAGGTGGTGACGCTGACCGCCGGCATCGTCGTGGGCATCGCCGGCGTGCTCGACCTGGCCCAGCGCGCCGGCCTCCCGCTGACCGTCGTCGACACCTCGTCCTCCCCCGTGCCGTTCGCCGTGGCGCTGGCCGCGTCCGCCGGCATCGCCGGGTTCTGGTCCCTGGCCTGCCACTCCCGCCCGCGCTCGGTCGTCCTCGCCGCAGGAGCCGGAGCGCTGGCCTGGACGACGTTCTGGGCGACCGCGGACGTGGGGGCGGGTCCCGCGCTGGCCAGCGGGGTCGCGGCCGTCGTCCTCGGGTTCAGCGGCGAGGTGCTGACCGACCGGCTGCGGGTCCCCACGCAGGTCATCGCCGTCTGCGGCATCGTCCCCCTGCTGCCCGGTCTGGCGATCTACCACGGCCTGTTCGCGATCGTCGTCGACGCCGACATCGAAGGCGGGCTCACCGCGCTGGTCGGGGCCGCCGCCGTCGGGCTCGCCCTCGCCGCCGGCGTCACGCTGGGCGAGTACCTCGGCAGACCGGTCAGTGGCGCGCGGGACCGCTACGACGAGCGCGTCCGCCGCCGGGCCATGACCACCGAGTGA